Genomic segment of Desulfuromonadaceae bacterium:
CCAGATGGCAATAAACGGTCAAGATCAAGTGTTGCAGCGGATGCCTGCCAATCAACCTGCAACGGTTGCGACTGGAGATCGTGAATCTTCACCGTTAAATCAACTTGCTGGTCACGAACCTGTAACAACGATGACATACTGACGCCAGGCTTCTTCAACGACAATGTCCCCTGGACGGCGATAGATTCACCATTAACCTTCGTATCTGCTTTAAAATTAAATGCTTCCGTCAAAGAAAAATCATGAATCAGTAGATTAAATTGATCAACTTTCAACGGTGCCTGAGCAACCCCCGTGGAACGATCTTCGTAGTTGAGTGCGCAGTTGTTCAGAGCAATCGTTGCAATCTGCAGATCAAACGAGTTGTCACTCGAATCAGTGCCCTGCCGCGGCAGCTTTTCCTCCTTTGGCGGAGTGCCTTCAGCAGACGATTTTACCAAACTTGAAAAGTTGAACACGCCATCAGGCAGTTTGATCAGCGACACGCGCGCACCGGATAAACGTGCTTCATCCACCACGACCCGTAACCGCAACAGGGGCCAGAAGCGGTAACGTAAAACCAGTTCATCAATTGAGAGAAATGTGCCTTGACCGTCCGCTTCAGCCACGGTCAGCTCACGCAGACAAATTCCCGACCAGAGGCTGATATCGATCTCACCGAGGCTGACCTCACGTCCGAGCTCTTGCTCCGCTAGCGGTACAAGCGTCTCGCGAACCCGTTCGGGAGTAATCAACAGATAAACAAGCAGGATACTACCGAGCACAGACGCACATAAAGTAGCAAAAAAAATCACCACTATTTTGCTCAATTTTCGCATTACAAAGGCCTTTCGATAATCATAATTTATCTAAGATTACAGGTTCAGCAGCGAAAATCAACCAACTTTACTGCCTGCCAGCCCAAGATGAAAAACAGCTTTGGTTTGACAGCAACAAAACGTCTGTTAAAGGTTGAAGAAGAGCAGAGCAACGGAGCCGCCGATGACCACTACAGCACTTCACCGGGCGTTACTGACACCGCGCACCTACCCTCACCCCACCACGCATGTCGAGTTTCAGGAAACACATATTTCACGTCTCTATCTGACTGACCAGTACGTTTACAAACTCAAAAAATCGCTTGATCTCGGCTTTCTTGATTTCACGACACTCGATCAGCGCCATCATTATTGCAAGGAAGAACTGCGGCTCAACAGCCGTTACGCGCCCGACACCTATCTGACTGTTGTGACCATTAACTGTGCTGACGGACACTACACGATCAACGGTGCCGGAGAGGTCGTTGAGTATGCAGTAATGATGAAACGCCTCCCCCGTGAACGGATGCTCGATTATCTGATAGAGAACGATACACCGCACCTTGCAGCGGAGATGGTGCGCCTGGCAGGACAGCTGGTCGATTTTCATCAAGCCGCGCCACCGGTCCATCCGCCAGCACCGGTGTTTTGCGGCACGATGAGAGGCAACTGGCGTGAAAATATAATCCAGACACACCCTTTTCTGGGGACCACATTGCCCGCCAGCGGCATCAAATACGTGCGTTTCTGGCTGGCAAATTTCTATCGTCACCACCGTCAAATCTTACGCCAACGTGAGCAATCCGGCTTCATTCGCGAGCTTCACGGCGACCTTCATGCGGAGCATATCTGTCTGACCGATCCGATTCAAATCTACGACTGTATCGAGTTCAACCTGCGCTTCCGGCAGATTGACATTGCCGATGAACTGGCCTTTTTAATCATGGATCTGGAGTACCGCGACCGGGCCGATCTGGCCAACGCGCTGCTTGCAGCCTATCAACAAAAGGTCACCATGGAGCTCACCGCTGAGCTGCTGCGCTTCTATCGGGTCTATCGCGCCTGGGTACGCGGCAAGGTCGAATCGTTTCTGAGCGCGGACCGTGATGCCCCGGACGCTGTCCGCAACCGCGCCAGTCAACGCGCGCGACGTTACTTTAATCTTGCCCTGGGGGATATGTGTCAGCCGTCTCTGGTGCTGGTCAGCGGCCTGATGGGCGTTGGCAAGAGCACCCTTGCCCGGTCACTGACCCGCTCAACAAGAGCGCTGTTGCTCCGCTCTGACCAGATTCGCAAAGGGCTGGTCGTCGATTCCCGTGATACGAATAAATCCGCTTTCGGTGCCGGTATTTATTCAGATTCAATCAGTGAACTGACCTACCAGCGCACGCGTGAACTGGCAGGTACCGCTTTGTCAAAGGGGCAAACAGTCATTGTTGATGCGTCATTTTCGCGTCGGGCCGAGCGCGACGCATTCCGCGACGAGGCCCGGCGTCATCGGTTGCCATGTCATTTACTGCACCTGCATTGTCGTTCGAAAGTGGCGTTGCAACGCCTTGCTGCACGGCATCGCGCGGGAACCGACATCTCCGATGGTCGCCCGGAACTCTACCGGCAACAACGCGAACATTTTGAGTCAATAAGCCCGGCAGAAAACCCGGTAGAAATTGAAACGGATGATGATAACGAGAAACTGGTCGGACAGGCACTTAGCGCCATCCTGGAAGGTCAATATCGGTAAAGCGAAAAGCGGCACCGTTTATCATGAAGCCATTTGGAAGATTAGCGGAAAATCACTGTTGATGTAACGCGTCGAAAAATGCTCTGAAGGGCAATGTGCCAAAATCGATACTGAGTCGTTCCTCACTTGTGATCAGCTGAAATCCGCGCCCGATGACAGCCTGCTCGATCCCCGCCATATGCAGTGCGCCCCACGGAATCAAAACAGTGTCGTAGTAACCAAGGACTTTCGACAGCCAGACATCGACCGCAGCGTTGCGTTTATCAATGATATCTGCAGTGATCGTCGCATTCATGGCAGGGGTCATGTTTTCATTAGACCAGAGTAAAAACGATTTAAAACCGTCGACAAACGACTCGCCATCACGCAGATGAATCCCCAGCGTATTGAAAAAATTAATAGTCACAACATCAAAATCGCTGACATCAAGATCGGCAATAATAATATCCGGACGATTCTGCCCCGCCGCAACAAACTCAGGAGTATCAAATTCATTGGCAGTGAGCAAGCGGCCATCCATGGTCATACTTTCCTGTGAGCTCAGCCCAAGCACCCCCGCCAGCCCCATATAGTTGAAGGCATGAACCAGGCGCCCATCGCGATCCGTTACCCCTTCGGCGAGGATGACCGTGCGTCCGGCACCTTGTGCTTTTGCCATCTCATCGTAAAAAGCCTGATCACCAACGTGAATCATACTGCTCAGCCGAATCGTTTTCCCCTCACGGACATAGTCTCGCTCAACCATATACAGGCCGTTAGGGGCCAGCCGCACAAAACCGCCTGACTGTAGATAAACCAGATAGCAGGCAATCAACCATCCGGTCAGCAACAGCACAAACGGCGCCGTGATCAGGCTGGTCGCGGTAAACTTGATGAAATAACGGCGATTAAAGGTGGGACGCGCAAACAGCTCCCGGCGCAGTTCCCAGCGACGTCGCAACCGTCGGCGCACCATGACCAACGGCAACATCCCGAGCAGCACCTGCGCTGCTGCTGCCAGCAACGCGGTTGGTTGAGAGCCGATGATTACCGGAAGCGGCCAGAGACTGGCAAAGGACCAGATGATAAAGGCAATTTGCGGTAAAAAAATCCTCTTCGGCAGACGCTGATTGATTGCCAGACCAATAA
This window contains:
- a CDS encoding AAA family ATPase; this translates as MTTTALHRALLTPRTYPHPTTHVEFQETHISRLYLTDQYVYKLKKSLDLGFLDFTTLDQRHHYCKEELRLNSRYAPDTYLTVVTINCADGHYTINGAGEVVEYAVMMKRLPRERMLDYLIENDTPHLAAEMVRLAGQLVDFHQAAPPVHPPAPVFCGTMRGNWRENIIQTHPFLGTTLPASGIKYVRFWLANFYRHHRQILRQREQSGFIRELHGDLHAEHICLTDPIQIYDCIEFNLRFRQIDIADELAFLIMDLEYRDRADLANALLAAYQQKVTMELTAELLRFYRVYRAWVRGKVESFLSADRDAPDAVRNRASQRARRYFNLALGDMCQPSLVLVSGLMGVGKSTLARSLTRSTRALLLRSDQIRKGLVVDSRDTNKSAFGAGIYSDSISELTYQRTRELAGTALSKGQTVIVDASFSRRAERDAFRDEARRHRLPCHLLHLHCRSKVALQRLAARHRAGTDISDGRPELYRQQREHFESISPAENPVEIETDDDNEKLVGQALSAILEGQYR